A region of the Pseudoliparis swirei isolate HS2019 ecotype Mariana Trench chromosome 21, NWPU_hadal_v1, whole genome shotgun sequence genome:
aaaagtgagttttcatggaaaacacaacattggctgggtgaccccaaacctttaaACGCTAGTGTAAATGACAGCAACGTCCAGCTTGACCGAATTCTGTGTTGCAGTCCCTGGAAACCCTTAAACCCCGTGAGAGCCTGGAGCTCAGAAGAGGTCCCGCTGACTCCCTCTGATTGCACTTGGATGTCTGTCCACACTCAAAGGCTCCACATGGTCGGAGAACATTGTTCCCTGacgttcctcacacacacagcgttgCATCCAGCCTGTAGGGTTTAAACTAAACCCACTCCTCCTGCCTGGAGGCATCAGGCTTCAGGGGATCAGTTTCCTTTATAAACATAACTGAACCCTCCGGTATGCGGCCCACTCAGATGAGAAGGGGAACTCCAAATGTGCTGCTGCTATGTtgcatgttgtgtttgtgtaattGCTGCGCGGAGGCCATGTGAACCTGgcgtctcactctctgtgtCTCCAAATGACCGGTCCTATTAAAAGACGAGCTGCCACGCTTGATGTCCAGCAGCAGCTGAAGCGGTGCGAGTTTACACACAACGAATGCCTGCCGCCGTGCGACCTTTCACACTCGATGGCCACGGTGCGCATTCAAACACCTCGGCAGTGAATTATCTTATATCAATATAATCCTCTGCATCGCTGCTGAGCGATCAGACTTCACAGCTTGTGAGCGTGGATGCCTCGCCCAGGTGCTCAGTTGCAGACTTTTACAATCACATGGTGTCTTCTCCTGTTGCATGCTGGGCCACGATCACTTACCTTCTTAATGGCCTTTTCCAACTGACTACTAGAGAATTCATAAATAGACCTACTAACCTGCATTTGGGCGAGGTGTTAAATTGTCGCATGGGGAGTGTGCCACCGATACGTTATGTAATTACAGGCATGGTTGGGGTTAGGTAAGGGCCTATGGAGACACAGTGATCACAATTAATTAATGAATAGGACATTGGGGAAATTAAtaatcattcaattcaattcagtttattttgtatagcctgaatcacaaattacacatttgcctcagagggctttaccatCTGTACTTGTTTCTGACAGTCCCTGTCCTATGAAGACTTACAATGAAACTAAAATAATGCATCTTCACAACAGATGATTGTTATAAAATGTGATTTCAGACtgcaactttttaaaaacttgttttaaaaaacaagtgATTGTGTTGTCTAATTTGAGCACTTTTAATCTGTATTAATTAGAAAAGAAACACTAAATTAATTATTCTCTGcattgacccatccttagttattaaggagcagagaAGACTACAGCAGTGAAGATCCCAGCAACAATGTTATTGATCGAGTTTGTTGAACTCTGACTTAAATGTGTTGTTTAGAATTAAATGAATAAGATCCAGTGtgtgggctgcacggtggtctCGTGAcaagcactgtcgcctcacagcaagaggctCCGGGTTCGGATCCCGGTCTGTGTGGAGTGTGCATGTTCTCCCAGtagcagcgtgggttccctcggGTTCTACGGCTTCcttcccacagtccaaagacaccAGCTCAAGTTATAAGACACTAaactaggtgaaccctgtctagatgaaccctgtctaggtgaaccctgtctagatgaaccctgtctaggtgaaccctgtctagatgaaccctgtctaggtgaaccctgtctagatgaaccctgtctagatgaaccctgtctagatgaaatTGAACCATGAAATGAAAGCACTTTAAAGTTTGAATATATTGTAAGAAAAGGTTATTCATGCTTCTAATGTAACAtgcatttgttattattatcacaaACTAATCATAAAGTAATTTTATCCACACGACACATGGTTCACTCAGGTCTCCTGAAACCTGATACTACGTACACAAGCTGAACAGACAGAACTCCTCACCTGCCAGGTGTTCATCTGTGCTCCAACACGAAGCTCATGGTGGTCCCGTCAAAAGAGGGCAGAGCTATGATCCGGGGCCCCTGCTGGGAGCCAATGCTGTTGAGGGGCTGCTGGACGCCGGAGAAGCCCTGCGGCGGCCTGTTGGCGGCGGCCTGCTGCTGAGCCCCGTAGGCCGCCATGAAGCAGGGACTCTCCAGGTACACGCCTCCGCCCTCCGGCTGCATCGACATCTGCGACTGCACCAGCGTCCGGGCCTGGATCACGGATGGCGTCGGCATGAAGCCCGGGTAGATCATGTAGGTGTGTCCGTACGCTCCTGGACTCAGGGCCAACGGTGACATGGGCATGGGCACCGGGGTCATGGCAGATTGCGGCATGGGCACGTCCACGTACTGGCCCGTTTCGGGGTCAAAGAGTCGCTTGGTGGCCGGCTGCACGGGAGTGTCCACCAGGTAGTAGCTCCCTGTGGTGGGATCCAGGAGCATCTTCCTCTGGGTGGCCTGGAAGGGGTCCAGAGTGGGATTGGGGGCGATGGCCGGAGAGAAGCAGTACACCTGAGGCTGATTGGTGGATAGGCCCAATGGCAAAGAGTGGTAGATGGCAGCAGGAGGGAACTCAGGTGAAGGTGTGTCCATCACAATGCTGGAGCGCCTAGGGGACCGGTTGAGGTCTTCTAAGACCCTGGCGCCGGATCCCAGGTGTCTTGAAGAAGTGTTTGGTTGAGTCTGATTTGTAAACGTGTACAATGGCGTTGGATCGGTCGATGAGACTTCTTGTTTTCTGCTGCTGGCGAGAGACTTTACCGGAATGGTTAGGTAGTTCTCGCTATCAGCTGAGGCCCTGGAGAGCTCTTGTGAGGACCACTCCACCTTGTTTGGTTTGGATGCTTCAGTGACACTTGGCTTCGTTCGTCCTACTTTTGAGGACACGGGCACTTTGGGGGACTTGGGGACGAAGCTCTTGGTGCTGAACGGTGTCGGAGTGACGGCGGTCGGCTGGGCCTTGAGGCCGAACATGTTTTTGTTCCCCGAGGCTTGCGTTGACCTCCCAACCGGCCGGTCCTCTCGGCTGCCGGGAGTCTCGAAGACCAcggggaggtctttgtcctctTGCCGCAGCGGGCTGCAGCCAGTGCCCGGGAACGTCGCTGGTGCTGGCGGAGTCTTGTTGAGAAAGGAGTCTCTCCTGGTTGTCCGGTCCATGCTGGACGCTCTCCCGCCggcctcctccagtcctccatgCTCCTCACTGGCTATCAGGGAGAGCACGTGGCTGTCGGTCAGGAGATGCTGCTCCTTCTTCCTTTTCCATTCATTTCTTTCAAATGTATACATCTGCTCCATGGTTTTCACTGCAGCCTGGAGTTTTTCCAAAGGCCCCTGGTTGGTAATTTTTGACTCGAGTTTCTTATCCGCGATGTCTGATATTTTTTCCTGCTTCATTGAAGTCGCTCTGCTTCTGATTATGAACCCAATGTCTCCATCTGAGGAGTCATTGGAGACACCCAGGGGTGCTCTCCCTGTTGCTCTTTGCAGCTGGACACTGTCGTCGCCCTCTGGAGACGACCTGTCCATGTCCAACAGCTCCTCTTTAGAATGTTTCCCGTTATTTGTCTTCACAGACTGACATTTGATCACGATCGGGGACACAGAATTAGGATTCCGAGAGGATATGTGCTTATTTTGCTCTGAGGGGCAGTCGCTGTTATCCAAAGAGACGACTTGATAGGAACTTTTGACCATTTGACGCACGTCTGTCACCTGGTGAATGGGCGTCTGCAGCTTCCCTTTGTTCTCTCTGATGTCTCTGACCATGAAATGTGGCACTTTCTCTGCGGACTCACCCTTCAGTGCTGCAGCCAGCACCCGGCTCTGTGAGTGGTCCGCTCTGACGTCACATCCTATATTAGGAGCGCGCAGTCTGGACACGCCAAAAGGCTCTTTTTTATTGTCTCTAACGCTCCttaaattaattttaatttcCGGAGATTTAGATGTGGCCGCGCTCCGCGGGTCCGCGATGTATGACGTGTTGCCAGTGCGCATATCTCCCCTGTCTCCAAATGGGGAATAACTCCTGTTCTGCAGCTGCTGTCCCGCTTCTCCGTCACCAGATAGCATTTGGATACTTGGCACAAACAAATGGGACATTTTCGTCAGTTTGCCCTGTCCCGCGGCGTTCAGCTCCCCCGCggcctctctgtcctcagccgaCTTCTCCGGATCGTGTTCATGATCCTCTGGCAGCTCGAGCTCCTCCTTGTCCTTCCAGCATCTGAAGGCGCTGTTATGGCTGCGGTGCAGCGGGCTTTTGGAAGCTTCCAACCCGCCTTTTTCAGTGGCCGGTTCCATCTCGTCGCGTCTCCGACTGTCGCTCCGGGAGTCACACGAGCCGCCGGCCGCGAAGTCCCCCAACTCATCCGCGCACATTATGGTGAACTCGGCGCTGCTCTCGGAGAACCTGGAGCTCTGCCTGCGCAGCTCCCTGCAGCCCTTCTCCTGGTGGCCGTCGCTCTCCGGGTGCACGGGGCCCGGGGAGAGCGTCGTATGCCGCTCGCGTATCTCCCCTCGTTCCATCTTCCGCTCCTGCTCGTACTGGATCTTTTTAGAAATTAAATTTTTGATCATGCTCGAGGCAAATGTGGCTTTCTTGTGCGTGTCTTCCATGGTGCTGGAGGGCGACTTATTGCTGGCCCCTCTCCTTGGTAAACTGTTGGTCACTTCATCCGTGGAACGTGATCCTGCAGCGTTGTGTGCACACTTAGTGATCCTTTCTCCCCCAGACATTCCTGACTTGGCATTGCAACGGAAATCCAGAGTCTCCGTGAGTGTATTCGCTCCGCTGTGGCCCTGAATGAAGTCCCCCAGCAGCTCCATTCGTTTGTATGAGTGGGGGTCTCCATTCAGAGGGACGAGCTTGTTGGAGGTGGGCGGTTTGATGCTGGCCAGCGCGATGCCCTTATAACATTTATTGTCTCTATTTTTGGCCACTGAGTTTTGATGGGAACCCACACTTTGCTCCAGCCCCCTCGGCATGTTcatgttgacatatttcagGTCAACAAACGTGGCCATGCACCCGTGTATCCCTTTCCCAGCATGCTCTGATGCAGAGGACTCGCTGGAGGTGCAGACGTTGATGGCATCAAAGTACGGATATGCCAGGCTCTTGAAGGATCTGTCGGTCAGCTCGCGCACCTCCTTGTCCGCGTCGTCCGGCTCGCTGGATGCGCAGCTGGAGGACCCGGTGACCTCCTTCCCTCTCAGTCTGCGACCAAAGTGCACGCGTCCGGGCGCGGCTATGAAACACTTCGTCCTGTCACACTCCGCCTCTGCCTCCCCATCACCCCCCCTCAACACATAGCGACTCGGATCCCCGGAGCGCCCGGCATGATGGAGTATATTCCCCTGCTCGTGGATGCTGCCAGGGTCATTTATAGCTCGAGAAGTGGTCCTGATTGACAGGTGGATCTGTGCCGCGCTGTTGCCactgcgctgctgctgctgcgggggCTTTGACACACTCTCATCTGAGCTGGTGAACTTGGCCCCGGCGGACGGATCACTTTCCAGCAGAGTGctgactgctgctgctccaccgtGAGAGCGAGGCTGGCGGGCGTGCCCCCTCTCCATCACCGCCGCGTCACCGTAATCGACAAAAGAGTACACCTGGTTGTCATTCTTCACGTCCCAGCTGGTGGAGGAGTCCACTCCCAGGTATTCTTCCTCGTGGTCAGAGAGCTCCGAGAGCTGGATTTCGTGCGTGGTGATGTAGTGAGACTCATCCTCCGTTACGCACGGGACGCAGTGGTTGGAAAGCACCAAACTATCATCGTCATCCTCCTCAACATCATCCGACTCACTTCTCCAGCTCAGATCCTTATCTCTACAGTGTAATCCATCACCTCGTGGGGGGTTGTTGCTGTCTTCTCCTTGAGACACCTCGCGCTGCGTCATGACGCGCTCGCCTCCGTCTCCAGATTCCGACTTTGCGTTAAGACATGTGAGATGTGATAGAGCAGAGGAACCCTCCTGGACATTCTCTACACATTTCCAAATGATataattatttgttgtcttcgtTTTAATATTGGTTTTATTCTCCACCTCCTGGGTTGACTCCGTTACGCGCAGATCTCCCGCGCTGCTGCTGTAAATAAGGACAGACACGTGGTTTCTCTCACCAAAACTACAGTCCTTCTCCGGATGTGTCCCACCTGATAACTCCAAATCGACGTAATTGCTTTGGTCTTGCTCCTCCGGCGCATCCTTGTGTTTTTGGAACACGTCTTCGAACTCCTGGAGAGCCGCCGGCGTCTCCACGCAGTTTCGCTCTTTCTTCATGGCTCAACCGGCAGGTTTGACGTTACCGCGGACACGGAGCCCCCctacacccccccaccccccccggaTTCCTCAGACCTTTAGGCTGATGGCGCTGCCAGGTTAGACAGACACTCTGATGACAGAGGACATTCCAGCTCAATGGAACCGAAAGCGTCTCTAAAAAGGACCAGACACATTGCTGAACAACTGTCTCCAGGCCACATGGTTCTCAAGATGGGGTTTGCTGACCAATAGGGAGTCACTGAGAGGACTCCCCTACCAAGTGAGttcaataaatgtaataaacaacaaatataaatccCAACTAATGAGGTGCATGAATCCACTTACACACCGATTACATTAAGTATTCATTCCTGACCatgatttaaagggccagtgtatccTTTGGGGGGATCTTGAGCATAAAAGGAATATTATAATCATAACCTGACTCCTGttgttaaatattgtttttatgacctcggagtgtgtgtgtgtgtgtgtgtgtgtgggtgggtgggggtggggtggagcAAAGTTACAGTGTCGGAAAGTAACTAAGTCAATTTACTGTACCAATATTGACGCATTAGTCCTTTActtcattattaccttcgcattctgagaatgcggaaggttaggttttgatcgctgtgtatttatttgtttgtgtgttattcgcattactcaaaaagtattaaaccgaatcgcatgaaatttggtgggacgattggttattatacggggactatttgattatattttgggatctatcgggtcaaaggtcaaggtcaaggtcatgaaaaggtaccaacaAAGTGGCTgcagcgaaggtatgcgctctaccgagtgcccgttctagtttatattaGTTTATAATACTTCATCTCCACATGTCAGAGGGGAATATTGTGTTGACAGGAAGCGTCTCTGCCGGACCGACAGGCGACTCACGGGCTGTTTTTAAAAGTACAGGCAGCTCAGATGAATCGCTGATAAACAGCTTGGAGATAAACAGCCACATCggatttcctgatccgatgtgaggtcaaaggtcaaggatgtcgtatgtgtacagatggtaaagccctctgaggataattgtTGATGTTGGGCGatacacatttaattaaattgaattgaattggaagaTGGTATAGGTCACATAAATAGGTCACATGTAATAAAGGAATGATTATTTTTAGAGAGCTCTGACTTGACACATCTCTGGGAACCCTTGTGTGGTTTCTTGacactgaaagtgttttaatTCTCAATtcaaatttaaaatgaaattaattGATGGAATTAAAAATGCAGTATGTACAGCACGCTTTACTTAGGCGTCCAGCTGGCGTACCCTCTGAGTGAGGCAACATGGCTTCTATAACAATTAAAGGGATACTCCGGCAATTTAAGATTGCATTTCAATGACGTTGAGGAGGAAACCGGCTCTCCAGCTCGAGAACGTGCTGGATCCACTTCACATGACTCCAGACGCTACATCTCTGAACCAAAAACACAGTTCATatcaatatttctaaatatgtcTCTATCAAAGTAGTGTTTTAATCACTTGTTTAGGTTTAGTAAAATATTATGGATTGGGTTTAAATAAGTAGGTTGGACACCACGGACACTGTATAATATTTTTTACTGTCAGAGATCACTATTAAACCCtctgataaaaacataaatatatgaaaatacaGAAATAGGTTCcccctaaaataaaataataatatcggAACAGTAAGACTGAATGTCAACAGAACCTCAACAGAATCTCAGCAGAACCTCAACAGAACCTCTATAGCTGGACATATTTCTCACTGTGAGTTCTTCACCTTTCACATGACAGTCATATGATCCACTGTCAATATGAGACTATTGATACGTGCAGCTTCAACCACAATTTTCACCAATTAATGCTGCAAGCTACATTGAAGATAATTCCAAATATATGATGAGAACAGGAATGAGAGTAACAATGACTTCAGTGTCAGTACATGAGGCGAATATTTAACTTCTGTAGTTTACACTGCAGGAGTCTATGGAAAATAATAACTGGGACTACTGACACTAATTAAGGGCCCTGAACTCACCACCAGGCTCCAGGCACCCCAGTCTTTGAACTCACCACCAGGCTCCAGGCTCCCCAGTCTTTGCTGCCTGCCAACAGTGTAAATACAGCTGATACTGAGTGGGAAACACAACCCTGACCAACTGTTTAATGTGAATGTAACTTCATGACAGCACATTTCAATGTGATTGTAAATTGAACAAATTCATATTTCTAGCACTGTgatatttgtcttattgtcttatttgtcttattgtcatattgtcaaattgtcttattgtcgtatttgtcttattgtcatattgtcatattgtcttattgtcatattgtcatattgtcttattgtcttattgtcatattgtcttattgtcgtatttgtattattgtcatattgtcttattgtcttattgtcttattgtcttattgttgtatttgtattattgtcatattgtcttattgtcttattgtcatattgtcttattgtcttattgtcatattgtcttattgtcttattgtcatattgtcttattgtcttattgtcttattgtcttattgtcttattgtcttattgtcatattgtcttattgtcttattgtcgtatttgtcttattgtcatattgtcttattgtcttattgtcttattgtcatattgtcttattgtcatattgtcatattgtcttattgtcgtatttgtattattgtcatattgtcttattgtcttattgtcttattgtcttattgtcttattgtcatattgtcttattgtcttattgtcatattgtcatattgtcttattgtcttattgtcgtatttgtattattgtcttattgtcatattgtcttattgtcttattgtcatattgtcttattgtcttattgtcttattgtcatattgtcttattgtcttattgtcttattgtcttattgtcatattgtcttattgtcatattgtcttattgtcttattgtcgtatttgtcttattgtcttattgtcttattgtcgtatttgtattattgtcttattgtcttattgtcatattgtcatattgtcttattgtcatattgtcttattgtcttattgtcttattgtcatattgtcttattgtcgtatttgtcttattgtcatattgtcatattgtcttattgtcttattgtcgtatttgtattattgtcatattgtcttattgtcttattgtcttattgtcatattgtcttattgtcttattgtcatattgtcttattgtcttattgtcatattgtcttattgtcatattgtcttattgtcttattgtcatattgtcttattgtcatattgtcttattgtcttattgtcttattgtcatattgtcttattgtcttattgtcttattgtcatattgtcttattgtcttattgtcatattgtcttattgtcttattgtcttattgtcgtatttgtattattgtcttattgtcttattgtcatattgtcatattgtcttattgtcttattgtcgtatttgtcttattgtcttattgtcttattgtcttattgtcttattgtcttattgtcatattgtcttattgtcttattgtcatatttgtattattgtcttattgtcttattgtcatattgtcttattgtcttattgtcttattgtcttattgtcttattgtcgtatttgtcttattgtcttattgtcgtatttgtattattgtcttattgtcttattgtcatattgtcatattgtcttattgtcttattgtcatattgtcttattgtcgtatttgtcttattgtcatattgtcatattgtcttattgtcatattgtcatattgtcttattgtcttattgtcatattgtcttattgtcttattgtcatattgtcttattgtcttattgtcatattgtcatattgtcttattgtcttattgtcttattgtcttattgtcatattgtcttattgtcttattgtcgtatttgtcttattgtcttattgtcgtatttgtattattgt
Encoded here:
- the c21h4orf54 gene encoding uncharacterized protein C4orf54 homolog produces the protein MKKERNCVETPAALQEFEDVFQKHKDAPEEQDQSNYVDLELSGGTHPEKDCSFGERNHVSVLIYSSSAGDLRVTESTQEVENKTNIKTKTTNNYIIWKCVENVQEGSSALSHLTCLNAKSESGDGGERVMTQREVSQGEDSNNPPRGDGLHCRDKDLSWRSESDDVEEDDDDSLVLSNHCVPCVTEDESHYITTHEIQLSELSDHEEEYLGVDSSTSWDVKNDNQVYSFVDYGDAAVMERGHARQPRSHGGAAAVSTLLESDPSAGAKFTSSDESVSKPPQQQQRSGNSAAQIHLSIRTTSRAINDPGSIHEQGNILHHAGRSGDPSRYVLRGGDGEAEAECDRTKCFIAAPGRVHFGRRLRGKEVTGSSSCASSEPDDADKEVRELTDRSFKSLAYPYFDAINVCTSSESSASEHAGKGIHGCMATFVDLKYVNMNMPRGLEQSVGSHQNSVAKNRDNKCYKGIALASIKPPTSNKLVPLNGDPHSYKRMELLGDFIQGHSGANTLTETLDFRCNAKSGMSGGERITKCAHNAAGSRSTDEVTNSLPRRGASNKSPSSTMEDTHKKATFASSMIKNLISKKIQYEQERKMERGEIRERHTTLSPGPVHPESDGHQEKGCRELRRQSSRFSESSAEFTIMCADELGDFAAGGSCDSRSDSRRRDEMEPATEKGGLEASKSPLHRSHNSAFRCWKDKEELELPEDHEHDPEKSAEDREAAGELNAAGQGKLTKMSHLFVPSIQMLSGDGEAGQQLQNRSYSPFGDRGDMRTGNTSYIADPRSAATSKSPEIKINLRSVRDNKKEPFGVSRLRAPNIGCDVRADHSQSRVLAAALKGESAEKVPHFMVRDIRENKGKLQTPIHQVTDVRQMVKSSYQVVSLDNSDCPSEQNKHISSRNPNSVSPIVIKCQSVKTNNGKHSKEELLDMDRSSPEGDDSVQLQRATGRAPLGVSNDSSDGDIGFIIRSRATSMKQEKISDIADKKLESKITNQGPLEKLQAAVKTMEQMYTFERNEWKRKKEQHLLTDSHVLSLIASEEHGGLEEAGGRASSMDRTTRRDSFLNKTPPAPATFPGTGCSPLRQEDKDLPVVFETPGSREDRPVGRSTQASGNKNMFGLKAQPTAVTPTPFSTKSFVPKSPKVPVSSKVGRTKPSVTEASKPNKVEWSSQELSRASADSENYLTIPVKSLASSRKQEVSSTDPTPLYTFTNQTQPNTSSRHLGSGARVLEDLNRSPRRSSIVMDTPSPEFPPAAIYHSLPLGLSTNQPQVYCFSPAIAPNPTLDPFQATQRKMLLDPTTGSYYLVDTPVQPATKRLFDPETGQYVDVPMPQSAMTPVPMPMSPLALSPGAYGHTYMIYPGFMPTPSVIQARTLVQSQMSMQPEGGGVYLESPCFMAAYGAQQQAAANRPPQGFSGVQQPLNSIGSQQGPRIIALPSFDGTTMSFVLEHR